GATCAGCGACGAACCGCCGGTCAGGAAGACATGGTCGACCTCGTGCGCGGCGACACCGGCACGGGCCAGCGCGACATCGACGGTCTGGGCGATCCGCTCCAGATCAGGGGCGATCCAGCTCTCGAACTCGGCGCGGGTCACCTGCGCATGGAGCGTCAGGTTCTCGTTCTCGAAGGCGAGCGTCGCATTTTCCTCGCCCGAAAGCGCGCGCTTGAGGCGGCCCACCGCCTCATAGAGCGGATAGCCCAGTTCCTTGTCGACGACCGCGATCATGCGGTCGATGGCTGCCGGATCGGTCGCCGCACGGCGCAGGCGGGCCAGTTCCTCCAGCGTGCGCCGGTTGCGCATCAGGGCCAGACGCGACCAGTCGCCGAAATCGGTGAAATGCCCGTCGGGAATGTCGACCAGCTTGTCGAACGAACGATAGGTGCCGCCCTTGCCCAGGATCGGCAGGACCAGCTTGTCCATGATGCGGTAATCGAACCGGTCCCCGGCCAGCCCGATCCCCGCCGAGCCAAGCGGCTGGCAGCGACGCGCCGTGCCCGCCGGCGCCACCCGCACGAGCGAGAAGTCGCTCGTACCGCCGCCGAAGTCGGCCACCAGCAGCGTGGCCGCGCGCGACAGGCGCCGGGCAAAGCTGAACGCTGCCCCCAGCGGTTCGTAGACATAGTGCACCGGGCGCCCGAGGCTGGCGAACATCGCGTCATAGCGCCTGCGCGCAAGCGCCTCGTCGGGCCGGGCGCCGACAAAGCGCACCGGACGCCCGACGACGACCCGTGCGGGCAGGCTGGCCAGCGCCTGCCCGCCACAGCGCACCAGATGGCGCAGGAAAATCTCGCCCAGTTCCTCGAACCGCAGGCGCTTCTCGAACAGGTTCGCGTGCTCGAATGTCGGGCTTGCCGCCACCGACTTGAACGACTGGAGAAAGCGGCTCCCTTGCGGAAAATCGAGAAATTCGGCGATGGCCCAGGGACCGGCGGCATGGGCCAGACTGCCTCGCGGACCATCGTCCTGCCAGAAGCACAGCGCCGTGCGAAAGACCTTCGCGAGGCCTTCGGGCGTGGTGAAATCGACTAGGGCGGCGTCGGGCACCCCTTCGGGACCGGCCATGCTGCGCGCGATGACCGAATTGGTAGTGCCGAAGTCGATCCCGACCGCTCCGGGTGCCGGCGAGTGAGCGGCCATGGACGCCATCTTCCTATCTCCTCTTCAGGGCGGGGGCCTATGACAGGGGCCGGCCACCTGTGCAAGCAACGGATGGGACTGGAATGCGGGTGGACAGAACACCGGTTCGGCGCGCAAAAGCCCGCGATGCCCGTTTCCTACACACTCGACGCCAGTGCCCAAGCGATTGGCCGGGCGCTGAACGCCGATCCGGCGGGCGATGTCTGGTCAGGCGGGACACTCCACGCCGGAAGCTATGCCCCGGTCGTGCTGCGCGGGAGCGACGGGCGCCGACGCCTCCTCCCCCGCCAATGGGGCGTGCCCCCGCCACCGCCGCACACCATGGCCACGCGCCATGTCGTCACCACCTTGCGCAATATCGAAAGCCCGTTCTGGATCGGCACCTTGCGCCACCCGCGCATGCGCTGCCTGGTCCCCGCGACTCACTTTCTGGCAAGCCGTCCCCGCCACGGCGCCCCGCGCTGGTGGGCCGCCGCGCCGCAGGAAGGCGGGGATGGCGCGATCATGGCCTTTGCCGGGGTCTGGCGCGATTCCGAAGTGCCCAGCTTTGCCATTGTCACCGTTGCGCCCGATGACCTCTCGGGCCCGGACGACCTGCCCGCCGTGGTGCCCCTTGTGCTCTCGCCCGCCGAACAGGAGCGCTGGCTCACGCAGGAATGGAGCAAGGCCGAAGCCCTGGTGCGCCCCCTTCATCCCGACCGGATCCGCCCCCTTGGCACGCCCTGAAATGGCCCGGAGCATGATTTGGCAAGAATGAGGACAAAGTACGACAAATTCGTACAATTCTTCGGCGCGGTTTGTTGCTAGCTTCTGTGTTGCAGCGTGCAGAGGAGGGGCCGCAAATGCCTCCAACCTTGCGAGCACTGCACAAACGTCTGAAATTCACTCAAAAAATCTCGCCTCGTGCAAGAACTTCGCGGTGAAGAAGACAAATTTTATGACAAACTGAGTTTTTTTCGGAAACCGACCTTGGCTTTGAGCGTTTCCTGTTCCAGTGGGGGGCCTCGCGGACCGACACGTCACATCGGACCCGGGCGTTCAAACCCGGCTCCCAAAAACAGGGCGATCATCTGGATCGAGCGGCAATGAAACTGGACTTCATGCATCAGGGCGGCGGAGTGACCAAGCTCCATGCCAGGGACTTCGCGCCCAGCGAGGACAACCATCCGATCCCGCGGGTCGGGGTGATCAGCAACCCGCGCAGCCACCGCAATCGCGGGCGGGCGCGCCCTACGGCCCTGCCCGAAGCCTATGTGATCAAACGCGAGCCTTCGTCCCGCAACGAATTGATGAGCGTTCTCACGCAGTTCGTCAACGAAGGAGTCGAACTGATCGTCATCGACGGTGGCGACGGGACCGTGCGCGATGTGCTCAGCGTCGCCCATGGCGTCTACCGTGGCAAGTTGCCGCGCATCGCGGTGATCCCCTCGGGCAAGACCAATGCCCTCACCTACGATCTGGGCCTGCCCTCGCACTGGAACCTGGGCGATGCCATCGCGGCCCATGCGGCCGACCACACGATCGACCGCGCGCCGATCCACATCCACTGGAACAACAACGCCCTTCCCGACCAGCTCGGCTTCATCTTCGGCCTCGGCGTGTTCAGCCGCGCCACGATGCTCGCCCAGAACGTCCACCGCAAGGGGCTGTTCAATGGCGTGGCGGTGTTCTTCACACTGGCCATGGCCTTCCTCAAGAGCCTGTTCGGCGGTGATCGCAACAGCTGGCGGCGCGGCGACATGGCGCGTGTCTCGCGCAACGGGGTCGAGATCTTTGCCGAACGCGTCTACCTGATCCTCGCCTCGACCTTGCGAAAAATGCCCGCCGGGCTGCGCCCGTTCGGACGGGTGCGCGACGGGCTCAAGTTCCTGACCGTCAAGGCGCCCCCCCGTGCGCTGGCGCGCAATATCCTGCCGGTGCTGACCGGGGCGGAAACCCCCGAACTGGAGGCCGACGGCTATCTGCGCCGCGATGCCGACCGTATCTACCTCTCGCTCGACCGCAGCTTCATCCTCGATGGCGAGCAGTTCCCCGGTGGCAACCTGATCGTCAGCCGGGGCGAACCGATCCACTTCGTGGTCCCGGCCAATGCTTGAACGCGCACTGGACGCCCGGCTTTCACAGCCGGTGCGCCCCGAGATAACGCTGGCCGCCCAGCGCCTTGCCGCTGATCTGGGTGGCGATGCCGTGCTGTTCTATGGCTCCAACCTGCGCCGGGGCGATCTGGAGGGCGTGGTCGATTTCTACGTGCTGCGCCGCCGCCCGGCGCGCGGGATC
The genomic region above belongs to Novosphingobium sp. IK01 and contains:
- a CDS encoding Hsp70 family protein; this translates as MAAHSPAPGAVGIDFGTTNSVIARSMAGPEGVPDAALVDFTTPEGLAKVFRTALCFWQDDGPRGSLAHAAGPWAIAEFLDFPQGSRFLQSFKSVAASPTFEHANLFEKRLRFEELGEIFLRHLVRCGGQALASLPARVVVGRPVRFVGARPDEALARRRYDAMFASLGRPVHYVYEPLGAAFSFARRLSRAATLLVADFGGGTSDFSLVRVAPAGTARRCQPLGSAGIGLAGDRFDYRIMDKLVLPILGKGGTYRSFDKLVDIPDGHFTDFGDWSRLALMRNRRTLEELARLRRAATDPAAIDRMIAVVDKELGYPLYEAVGRLKRALSGEENATLAFENENLTLHAQVTRAEFESWIAPDLERIAQTVDVALARAGVAAHEVDHVFLTGGSSLIPAVRRLFVERFGEGRIESGEELTSIAHGLALIGEEPDMEEWTAGGDGAEGEGDTA
- a CDS encoding SOS response-associated peptidase family protein, yielding MPVSYTLDASAQAIGRALNADPAGDVWSGGTLHAGSYAPVVLRGSDGRRRLLPRQWGVPPPPPHTMATRHVVTTLRNIESPFWIGTLRHPRMRCLVPATHFLASRPRHGAPRWWAAAPQEGGDGAIMAFAGVWRDSEVPSFAIVTVAPDDLSGPDDLPAVVPLVLSPAEQERWLTQEWSKAEALVRPLHPDRIRPLGTP
- a CDS encoding diacylglycerol/lipid kinase family protein; its protein translation is MKLDFMHQGGGVTKLHARDFAPSEDNHPIPRVGVISNPRSHRNRGRARPTALPEAYVIKREPSSRNELMSVLTQFVNEGVELIVIDGGDGTVRDVLSVAHGVYRGKLPRIAVIPSGKTNALTYDLGLPSHWNLGDAIAAHAADHTIDRAPIHIHWNNNALPDQLGFIFGLGVFSRATMLAQNVHRKGLFNGVAVFFTLAMAFLKSLFGGDRNSWRRGDMARVSRNGVEIFAERVYLILASTLRKMPAGLRPFGRVRDGLKFLTVKAPPRALARNILPVLTGAETPELEADGYLRRDADRIYLSLDRSFILDGEQFPGGNLIVSRGEPIHFVVPANA